From a single Pseudalkalibacillus hwajinpoensis genomic region:
- a CDS encoding DNA-dependent RNA polymerase subunit epsilon — MIYKVFYQDTKREVPVRERTKSLYVEANSEREVRFKLKERNLNIEFIQTVEDDFLEFEQKSEHFELENV; from the coding sequence ATGATTTATAAGGTTTTTTATCAAGATACGAAAAGGGAGGTTCCTGTAAGAGAGCGAACAAAGAGCCTTTACGTAGAGGCTAATTCTGAACGGGAAGTTCGCTTCAAATTAAAGGAACGCAACCTTAATATCGAATTTATTCAAACCGTAGAAGATGACTTTCTTGAGTTTGAGCAAAAATCAGAGCACTTTGAATTGGAGAATGTATAG
- a CDS encoding DMT family transporter, whose protein sequence is MRLFSALFSLSLIWGMSFMFIKLLVPVLGPWGVVFYRCLLGALAIFLYLVIRGRLKEVKRNLPWRSLLLVGLLNALVPWGMIALSEERISSSLAATLNATTPLFTSVLGAIFFSRNLYKKQWLGVGVGFIGILFLIDLDLNALFEEDWRGILPMLIATACYGFASQYTKHHLKGVSVDILAFITLSFGALGGLIIMIITGGGSVQFTPLLQRDILISLFGLGILGSGIAYLLFYYMIQKGSAEFATLVTYLVPVTALIWGSVYLNEIITLPMIVGLLCIFAGVYLSGRTNGSGQTLMKKSA, encoded by the coding sequence ATGAGACTGTTTTCAGCTCTGTTCTCATTAAGTTTGATATGGGGCATGTCTTTTATGTTTATTAAATTGCTTGTTCCTGTTTTAGGACCATGGGGAGTAGTGTTTTACCGCTGTCTCCTTGGTGCATTGGCGATCTTTCTTTATTTAGTAATAAGAGGCAGGCTAAAAGAAGTAAAACGGAACCTGCCATGGAGAAGCTTGCTTCTGGTTGGTTTGCTGAATGCGCTTGTTCCCTGGGGGATGATTGCGCTTAGTGAAGAACGGATTTCGAGTAGTCTTGCAGCTACTTTGAATGCGACAACTCCTCTCTTCACGAGTGTGCTAGGCGCTATTTTCTTTAGCCGTAACCTTTATAAAAAACAGTGGTTGGGTGTTGGCGTAGGCTTCATAGGTATTCTTTTTTTAATTGATCTAGATCTAAATGCTTTATTTGAAGAGGATTGGCGTGGCATTCTTCCTATGCTCATTGCCACCGCATGCTATGGATTCGCTTCTCAATATACTAAGCATCACTTAAAAGGGGTATCCGTTGATATTCTCGCATTCATAACTCTTTCATTTGGTGCCTTAGGTGGTCTTATTATAATGATTATTACTGGTGGTGGGTCTGTTCAGTTTACGCCACTCCTTCAACGTGATATTCTAATATCGCTATTTGGTCTTGGTATACTTGGTTCGGGGATCGCATACTTACTTTTCTATTATATGATTCAAAAAGGAAGTGCAGAGTTTGCAACGCTTGTTACCTACCTCGTGCCTGTAACCGCCCTAATCTGGGGGAGCGTTTATTTGAATGAAATCATAACGCTACCAATGATCGTTGGATTGTTATGTATCTTTGCGGGTGTTTATTTGTCAGGGCGAACAAATGGTTCAGGACAAACGTTAATGAAAAAATCTGCATAA